One window of the Pelobates fuscus isolate aPelFus1 chromosome 12, aPelFus1.pri, whole genome shotgun sequence genome contains the following:
- the CNEP1R1 gene encoding nuclear envelope phosphatase-regulatory subunit 1 isoform X2, with product MADLKAFERRLTEYVSCLQPATGRWRMILIVVSVCTATGAWNWLIDPETQKVSFFTSLWNHPFFTISCITLIALFFAGIHKRVVAPSIIAARCRTVLAEYNMSCDDTGKLILKPRPHVQ from the exons ATGGCTG ATTTAAAAGCCTTTGAAAGAAGACTTACAGAATATGTTTCTTGTTTGCAGCCAGCTACAGGACGCTGGAGAA TGATTCTCATAGTGGTCTCTGTGTGCACTGCAACAGGAGCATGGAACTGGTTAATAGATCCAGAGACACAAAAG gtctCATTTTTCACATCTCTCTGGAACCATCCTTTCTTTACAATCAGCTGTATAACTTTGATAGCTTTATTCTTTGCTGGAATTCACAAAAGAGTGGTGGCTCCATCGAT AATAGCGGCCCGATGTCGAACGGTGTTGGCAGAATACAATATGTCCTGCGATGAT acGGGAAAGTTAATTCTGAAACCAAGGCCGCATGTCCAATGA
- the CNEP1R1 gene encoding nuclear envelope phosphatase-regulatory subunit 1 isoform X1: MNSLEQAEDLKAFERRLTEYVSCLQPATGRWRMILIVVSVCTATGAWNWLIDPETQKVSFFTSLWNHPFFTISCITLIALFFAGIHKRVVAPSIIAARCRTVLAEYNMSCDDTGKLILKPRPHVQ; the protein is encoded by the exons ATGAATTCCCTGGAACAGGCGGAAG ATTTAAAAGCCTTTGAAAGAAGACTTACAGAATATGTTTCTTGTTTGCAGCCAGCTACAGGACGCTGGAGAA TGATTCTCATAGTGGTCTCTGTGTGCACTGCAACAGGAGCATGGAACTGGTTAATAGATCCAGAGACACAAAAG gtctCATTTTTCACATCTCTCTGGAACCATCCTTTCTTTACAATCAGCTGTATAACTTTGATAGCTTTATTCTTTGCTGGAATTCACAAAAGAGTGGTGGCTCCATCGAT AATAGCGGCCCGATGTCGAACGGTGTTGGCAGAATACAATATGTCCTGCGATGAT acGGGAAAGTTAATTCTGAAACCAAGGCCGCATGTCCAATGA
- the TIPRL gene encoding TIP41-like protein yields MMIHGFKSSNQDFNFGPWKVTATKTHIMKSADVEKLAEEMHMPCLPEMMFGANVLRIQHSSGFGIEFNAKDALKRVNKYQGAVKVACAEEWQESRSDSEHSKEVVKPYDWTYTTDYKGTFLGDSLVFNVVPTTERINIEKLKTREQITFFEEVLLFEDELHDHGVSSLSVKIRVMPSSFFLLLRFFLRVDGVLIRMHDTRLYHEADKSFMLREYTSRESQISNLSHVPPPLYTEPNEISQYLPVTQSVCEKLEFPILAEAEVAAPTVPTSVPEP; encoded by the coding sequence ATGATGATACACGGATTTAAGAGTAGCAATCAAGATTTCAATTTTGGGCCATGGAAGGTGACAGCGACCAAGACCCATATCATGAAGTCAGCTGACGTGGAGAAACTAGCTGAAGAAATGCATATGCCATGCCTCCCAGAAATGATGTTTGGTGCCAATGTGTTGAGAATTCAGCACTCTTCTGGCTTTGGGATTGAGTTTAACGCTAAAGATGCTCTAAAAAGGGTGAACAAATATCAGGGAGCTGTCAAAGTAGCTTGTGCTGAAGAGTGGCAGGAGAGTAGGTCGGACAGTGAGCATAGCAAGGAGGTGGTGAAGCCATATGACTGGACGTACACAACAGATTACAAGGGAACGTTTCTTGGTGACAGCCTGGTATTTAATGTTGTCCCAACGACGGAACGAATAAACATTGAGAAACTGAAGACAAGAGAGCAGATCACGTTCTTTGAGGAGGTTCTACTATTTGAAGACGAGCTTCATGATCACGGAGTGTCCAGTCTCAGTGTCAAAATAAGAGTGATGCCTTccagtttttttcttcttcttcggtTCTTCTTGAGGGTTGATGGGGTGCTCATTCGCATGCATGATACTCGGCTGTATCACGAGGCAGATAAGTCATTTATGCTGCGCGAGTACACCTCTAGAGAAAGTCAAATATCCAACCTGAGTCACGTTCCTCCCCCTCTCTACACTGAGCCCAATGAGATCTCTCAGTATTTACCAGTCACGCAGTCAGTTTGTGAAAAGCTGGAGTTCCCAATACTAGCTGAGGCTGAAGTTGCAGCACCTACAGTACCAACTAGTGTACCAGAGCCTTAA